In a single window of the Mucilaginibacter defluvii genome:
- a CDS encoding trimeric intracellular cation channel family protein: MNISLSTFSHIIEILGTIAFAISGVFAAMDKKLDVFGVTIIAFVTAIGGGTVRDILIGATPVAWMKDINTLLIILGTAIVTMLFRNRIVNLQKTLLLFDALGLGLFTIIGIKKGLAIDLKPGICITLGTITGCFGGVIRDLLLNHIPALFHADLYATPCIVGGLLYFLMIPYINEEWAQVAAIIVICMVRIIAYRKNWRLPTL, translated from the coding sequence ATGAATATATCGCTTTCTACTTTTTCGCACATTATTGAAATACTGGGTACAATCGCTTTCGCTATATCGGGTGTATTTGCCGCTATGGATAAAAAGCTGGATGTATTTGGTGTTACCATCATAGCCTTTGTAACGGCTATAGGCGGCGGGACTGTGCGGGATATTTTGATAGGCGCTACACCCGTTGCCTGGATGAAGGATATAAACACGTTGCTCATTATACTGGGTACGGCTATCGTTACCATGCTTTTTCGAAACCGGATAGTAAACCTGCAAAAAACACTGCTGTTGTTTGATGCCCTCGGGTTGGGGTTGTTTACAATAATAGGTATAAAAAAGGGTTTGGCAATCGACTTGAAGCCGGGCATCTGCATAACGCTTGGCACCATTACCGGTTGCTTTGGCGGTGTAATACGCGATTTACTGCTTAACCATATACCGGCACTTTTTCATGCTGATTTATATGCTACGCCCTGTATAGTAGGCGGCTTGCTGTATTTTTTGATGATACCTTATATTAACGAGGAATGGGCACAGGTGGCAGCCATTATCGTTATTTGCATGGTTCGTATTATAGCCTATAGAAAAAACTGGCGGTTGCCTACTTTGTAA
- a CDS encoding SulP family inorganic anion transporter, which produces MSKTYNRLFDFSQKVNYKNEIFAGLTVAMTMMPESLSFAILAGFPPLVGLYAAFIMGLVTSIFGGRPGLISGGAGATVVVLIALMKSNGIEYVFAAVALAGTIQILVGVFKLGKFVRLVPQPVMYGFVNGLAIIIFMAQLNQFKTIINGQETWLSGTPLLIMGALVALTIAIVFIFPRITKAFPPSLVAIIVVFAIVLGFGIETKTVKDIASVSGGFPPFHIPAVPLNWGTLKIIFPYALIMAGVGLTEGLLTLNLVDEITATRGNSNRECIAQGSANILNGFFFGMGGCPMIAQTLVNLTAGARARLSGIIASLTILMIILFGAPVIEKLPMAALTGVMIMVAIGTFEWVSLRIINKMPRQDIFVGILVAVITVWLHNLALAVLIGVIISALVFAWESAKRIRARKYVDEAGVKHYEIYGPLFFGSVTAFTEKFDVDSDPTKVIIDFKDSRVADMSGIEALNKLTDRYKKAGKTLHLKHLSDDCRTLLRNAEDVIEVNIMEDPAYHVAVEGK; this is translated from the coding sequence ATGAGCAAAACCTACAATCGCTTATTTGATTTCTCGCAAAAGGTAAACTACAAAAATGAAATCTTCGCCGGGTTGACCGTCGCCATGACGATGATGCCCGAATCTCTATCATTTGCCATACTGGCGGGCTTTCCGCCGCTGGTGGGTTTATACGCGGCGTTCATCATGGGTTTGGTTACCTCTATATTCGGCGGGCGCCCCGGGCTTATCTCTGGCGGAGCGGGCGCTACCGTTGTAGTTTTGATAGCGCTGATGAAAAGCAATGGAATTGAATACGTTTTTGCGGCGGTAGCGCTGGCCGGCACTATCCAGATATTGGTTGGCGTATTTAAACTGGGCAAATTTGTGCGGCTTGTGCCGCAACCGGTAATGTACGGGTTTGTTAACGGCCTGGCAATTATCATTTTTATGGCTCAGCTTAACCAGTTCAAAACCATAATAAATGGTCAGGAAACCTGGCTAAGCGGAACTCCGCTATTGATAATGGGCGCTTTGGTAGCACTTACTATTGCCATTGTATTCATCTTTCCGCGGATAACTAAAGCGTTTCCGCCAAGTTTAGTTGCCATTATAGTGGTATTTGCCATAGTTCTTGGCTTTGGCATCGAAACCAAAACGGTTAAGGATATTGCTTCAGTAAGCGGCGGCTTCCCTCCGTTTCACATTCCGGCAGTACCATTGAATTGGGGCACACTGAAGATCATTTTTCCGTACGCGCTCATCATGGCGGGTGTTGGCTTAACCGAAGGCTTGCTTACACTTAACCTGGTTGATGAAATTACGGCAACCCGTGGCAACAGCAACCGCGAGTGTATAGCACAAGGCAGCGCCAACATACTGAATGGCTTTTTCTTTGGAATGGGTGGCTGCCCCATGATCGCCCAAACATTGGTTAACCTTACCGCCGGGGCAAGGGCAAGGCTGTCAGGCATAATTGCCTCCTTAACCATATTAATGATCATTTTATTTGGTGCTCCGGTTATTGAAAAACTGCCTATGGCTGCGCTTACCGGTGTAATGATCATGGTTGCCATCGGAACCTTTGAATGGGTGAGCCTGCGTATCATCAACAAAATGCCCCGGCAGGATATTTTTGTGGGCATACTGGTGGCGGTGATCACGGTATGGTTGCATAACCTGGCCCTGGCTGTTTTAATTGGCGTAATTATATCGGCGCTGGTATTTGCCTGGGAAAGCGCCAAACGCATCCGTGCTCGCAAATATGTTGATGAAGCAGGTGTGAAACATTATGAGATATATGGTCCGCTGTTTTTTGGCTCGGTAACGGCGTTTACGGAGAAGTTTGATGTTGATAGCGATCCCACAAAAGTAATAATAGACTTTAAGGACAGCCGCGTGGCTGACATGTCGGGCATCGAAGCATTAAACAAACTTACCGATCGTTACAAAAAAGCAGGAAAAACGCTTCACCTAAAACATTTAAGTGATGACTGCCGCACATTATTACGAAATGCCGAAGATGTGATTGAGGTAAATATTATGGAAGATCCGGCTTATCATGTTGCTGTAGAAGGTAAGTAA
- a CDS encoding threonine synthase — protein sequence MASAYPYNNKFSWLKHLRCPQCGLVHNAANVNTVCENADCRSTLFAEYDLPTGLNREQFLAGRPASMWRYHEFLPVADPSNVVSLGEGFTPLLTLAGLSIEALNNQVFWKDESGNPTGSFKARGIGMAVSKAKELGIAHIVTPTAGNAGGALAAYCARAGIRASVYMPQLTPKVFKDECRLYGADLVEVDGNIADCGKLANDHALQNGWFQVSTLKEPYRLEGKKTMGYEIAEQFNWQLPDVIFYPTGGGTGLIGIWKAFKELEQLGWIGKERPRMVAVQSISCDGIVTAFHNGDLTSEFKDAGFTIANGLRVPKPYADKQILKALYESNGNAIAIDDAEMNAAVKHIANTEGMLIAPEGAALWVAFKKLSASGWVKPGERVLLLNTGSGYKYLENIV from the coding sequence ATGGCATCAGCGTATCCTTACAACAACAAATTCTCGTGGTTAAAACATCTTCGTTGCCCGCAATGTGGCTTAGTGCACAATGCGGCTAATGTAAACACCGTGTGTGAAAATGCTGATTGCCGGTCAACTTTATTTGCTGAATATGACCTGCCTACCGGGTTAAACCGCGAACAATTTCTGGCAGGCCGCCCGGCCAGCATGTGGCGCTACCATGAGTTTTTGCCGGTTGCTGATCCAAGTAACGTTGTGTCGCTGGGAGAAGGCTTTACACCTCTGCTTACGCTTGCCGGATTGAGTATAGAAGCATTAAATAATCAAGTGTTCTGGAAGGACGAATCAGGTAATCCTACGGGATCGTTTAAGGCGCGGGGTATCGGCATGGCGGTATCAAAAGCGAAGGAGTTAGGTATAGCGCATATTGTAACGCCAACCGCCGGCAATGCGGGTGGTGCGCTTGCTGCCTATTGTGCACGAGCGGGCATCAGAGCTTCGGTATACATGCCGCAGCTTACGCCTAAAGTATTTAAAGATGAATGCCGCCTGTACGGCGCAGACCTGGTTGAAGTGGATGGTAATATTGCCGATTGCGGCAAGCTTGCGAACGACCATGCATTACAAAACGGCTGGTTCCAGGTATCAACCTTAAAAGAACCTTATCGGCTTGAAGGTAAAAAGACAATGGGTTATGAAATCGCCGAGCAATTTAACTGGCAACTGCCTGATGTTATTTTTTATCCAACAGGCGGCGGTACCGGTTTGATCGGTATATGGAAAGCGTTTAAAGAGCTGGAGCAGTTGGGCTGGATAGGTAAGGAGCGGCCGCGTATGGTAGCCGTCCAGTCAATTAGTTGTGATGGTATTGTTACGGCTTTTCACAATGGTGATTTAACTTCGGAATTTAAAGATGCAGGCTTTACCATAGCCAACGGATTGCGCGTACCCAAACCTTACGCCGACAAGCAGATACTGAAAGCTTTGTATGAAAGTAATGGAAACGCCATCGCAATTGATGATGCTGAAATGAACGCCGCCGTTAAACATATAGCCAATACTGAAGGCATGCTGATAGCGCCGGAAGGCGCGGCTTTGTGGGTCGCGTTTAAAAAACTAAGTGCATCGGGATGGGTAAAACCGGGTGAACGGGTGCTGCTACTGAATACTGGCAGCGGCTATAAATATTTAGAAAATATAGTTTAA
- a CDS encoding efflux RND transporter periplasmic adaptor subunit yields MKMKLMLMGLCALLCYASCKSHNEKKETEEKLLVTSPLKMDTTVVNSYVGQVRSIRHIELRAQEKGYLEGSYVDEGQHVKKGQLLFKIMPKIYGAEQDKAAAEVNFTEIEYRNTKRLADSNVVAPNELAMAKAKLRKAKAELALSKAHLQFTEIRAPFDGIIDRLQARLGSLIDEGDLITTLADNSQMWVYFNVPEAEYLDYQTQANKDNSQVNLLMANHKVFNYPGKVETIEADFDNETGNIPFRATFPNPQGLLRHGETGNVQIKVPLKNALIIPQKATFEVLDKKYVYVVDKDNRVQAREIEIGAEMNDLYEVRAGLTANDKILLEGLRKVKNNDKIVYNYQNLKSIIPQLRLPSE; encoded by the coding sequence ATGAAGATGAAACTCATGCTTATGGGTTTGTGCGCCTTGTTGTGCTATGCAAGCTGCAAATCCCACAATGAAAAAAAGGAAACAGAAGAAAAATTACTGGTTACCAGTCCGCTAAAAATGGATACCACAGTAGTGAACAGCTATGTAGGCCAAGTACGCTCCATCCGCCACATTGAATTACGTGCTCAAGAGAAAGGTTACCTTGAAGGTAGCTATGTTGACGAAGGTCAGCATGTTAAAAAAGGTCAGTTGCTGTTTAAGATAATGCCTAAAATTTATGGTGCCGAGCAGGATAAAGCCGCTGCCGAAGTAAATTTTACCGAGATAGAATACCGTAACACCAAAAGGCTTGCCGACAGTAACGTAGTTGCGCCCAATGAACTGGCCATGGCCAAAGCCAAACTGCGCAAAGCTAAAGCCGAACTGGCTTTGAGTAAAGCGCACTTACAGTTTACCGAGATACGCGCGCCGTTTGATGGTATTATTGACCGCCTGCAGGCCAGGTTGGGCAGTCTTATTGATGAAGGTGATTTAATTACCACCCTTGCCGATAACAGCCAGATGTGGGTTTACTTCAACGTGCCCGAGGCTGAATATCTGGATTACCAAACCCAGGCCAATAAAGATAATTCACAGGTGAACCTGCTGATGGCTAACCACAAAGTGTTTAACTACCCAGGCAAGGTTGAAACCATTGAGGCCGATTTTGATAACGAAACAGGTAACATCCCTTTCCGCGCTACATTCCCAAACCCGCAGGGCTTGTTGAGGCACGGCGAAACCGGCAATGTGCAGATCAAGGTACCGCTTAAAAACGCGCTGATCATCCCGCAAAAGGCAACTTTTGAAGTGCTTGATAAAAAGTATGTATACGTGGTTGATAAAGATAACCGTGTACAGGCCCGGGAAATTGAGATAGGTGCCGAGATGAACGATCTGTATGAGGTTAGAGCAGGCCTTACCGCTAATGATAAGATATTGCTTGAAGGCTTACGTAAAGTAAAAAACAACGATAAAATAGTTTATAACTATCAAAACCTCAAGTCTATCATCCCTCAGTTAAGATTACCGTCAGAATAG
- a CDS encoding efflux RND transporter permease subunit has translation MFNKFIQRPVLAIVLSLVIMFMGAIAIETLPVSQFPSIAPPMVVVNVAYPGASADVLVNSVLIPMEKAINGAPGMKYMTSDATSAGEATIQVVFDLGVDPNQAVVNVKNRIEQVTNRLPELVQREGLVVSYTSPNMLMYVNLYSKDPKANENFLYNFAGVNIINELSRLKGVGSAKILGSRQYAMRIWLKPDRMRAYNISTDEVMEALAQQSVIGSPGRLGQSTGKRSQSLEYVLTYKGRYNQPEEYKNVIIRANKEGELLYLKDVAEVELGSEFYDIYSNMDGHPSAAITLKQTYGSNASDVIKEVKEKLEEIKKSSFPPGMDYQISYDVSSFLDASMEKVIHTLVEAFILVAIVVFIFLGDWRSTLIPTLAVPVSLIGAFFFMQLFGLTINLITLFALVLAIGIVVDNAIVVVEAVHTKMHEEHLSPFKATKQVLQEISGAIIAITFLMTAVFVPVAFMTGPVGIFYRQFSITMATSIVISGLVALTLTPVLCAIILRNTHGQPCKRTPINRMIDAFNAWFDKVTGSYTNLLRRIVGRRVVTFGLLIAFCGGTWLLSVSLPSGFIPNEDQGQIYAIIQTPPGSTLERTNDVSQQLQKIAEHVEGVQSVSALAGYEVLTEGRGSNAGTCLINLKDWSDREHNAKEIIEELEEKARVIPGATIEFFEPPAVPGYGAAGGFSLRLLDQTNSSDYKAFGKVNDEFMAALRKRKELTGLFTFFAANYPQYELEIDNKAAMQKGVSIEKAMNNLSILIGSTYEQGFVRFGNFFKVYVQALPEYRALPEDVLKLYVKNDRDEMVPYSAFMRIVKKQGLNEITRFNMYTASAINGAPAAGYSSGEAIKAIEEVAQTLPRGYGVDWIGLSKDEVGRGNEALYIFLVVLIFVYFVLAAQYESFIIPFSVILSLPVGVFGAFMLLKIMGLSNDIYAQVGLVMLVGLLGKNAVLIVEFAAQKHEQGATVLEAAIEGAKVRFRPILMTSFAFIAGLIPLLFATGPGALGNRTIGASSAGGMLLGTVFGVILVPGLYYVFGSIAAGRKLIRDEDEVPLSEDFTYSKRKKKKWFLKFKKEQSAPVNNDQHE, from the coding sequence ATGTTTAATAAATTCATTCAAAGACCGGTGCTGGCCATCGTGCTGTCGCTGGTCATCATGTTCATGGGGGCCATCGCTATCGAAACGCTCCCCGTGTCGCAGTTCCCGTCCATTGCGCCGCCAATGGTTGTGGTAAACGTAGCTTATCCCGGTGCCAGTGCCGATGTATTGGTTAACTCCGTACTCATCCCGATGGAAAAAGCCATCAACGGCGCGCCTGGCATGAAGTACATGACGTCTGACGCTACCAGTGCGGGCGAGGCTACCATCCAGGTGGTATTTGATTTGGGTGTTGACCCTAACCAGGCTGTTGTAAACGTGAAAAACCGTATCGAACAGGTAACTAACAGGCTGCCCGAGCTGGTACAACGCGAAGGCTTGGTAGTGAGCTATACCTCGCCAAACATGCTGATGTATGTTAACCTATATAGTAAGGATCCAAAAGCGAACGAGAACTTTCTGTACAACTTTGCCGGGGTAAATATAATCAACGAGCTGAGCCGTTTAAAGGGTGTAGGTAGCGCAAAAATATTAGGTAGCCGCCAGTATGCCATGCGTATCTGGTTAAAACCTGACCGTATGCGAGCCTACAATATTTCAACAGATGAAGTGATGGAAGCCCTTGCACAGCAGAGTGTTATCGGTTCGCCGGGCAGGCTGGGGCAAAGTACCGGTAAGCGCTCACAATCGCTTGAGTATGTACTAACTTACAAAGGCCGCTACAATCAGCCCGAAGAATATAAAAATGTTATTATCCGTGCCAACAAAGAGGGGGAGTTGCTTTACCTGAAAGATGTAGCTGAAGTAGAGCTGGGTAGTGAGTTTTACGATATCTATTCTAATATGGATGGCCATCCTTCAGCGGCTATCACCCTTAAGCAAACCTACGGCAGTAACGCCAGCGATGTAATTAAGGAAGTAAAGGAAAAGCTAGAGGAGATCAAGAAATCATCATTTCCTCCGGGGATGGACTACCAGATCAGCTATGACGTATCCAGCTTCCTCGACGCGTCAATGGAAAAGGTAATTCACACCCTGGTTGAGGCATTCATACTGGTGGCCATTGTGGTATTTATCTTTTTGGGCGACTGGCGCTCAACGCTCATACCAACCCTTGCGGTGCCGGTATCGCTTATCGGGGCTTTCTTTTTTATGCAGCTATTCGGGCTCACCATCAACCTGATCACGCTCTTCGCGTTGGTGTTAGCCATTGGTATTGTGGTGGATAACGCCATTGTGGTGGTTGAGGCAGTACACACCAAGATGCACGAGGAGCACCTGTCGCCTTTCAAGGCCACCAAGCAGGTATTGCAGGAAATCAGCGGAGCCATCATAGCCATTACCTTTTTGATGACAGCTGTGTTTGTACCGGTTGCTTTTATGACAGGGCCTGTGGGTATTTTCTACCGCCAGTTCTCTATCACCATGGCAACGTCAATTGTTATTTCGGGGTTGGTAGCTTTAACGCTTACGCCGGTTTTATGTGCTATAATCTTAAGGAATACGCACGGGCAACCCTGCAAGCGTACACCTATAAACAGGATGATTGATGCTTTTAATGCCTGGTTTGATAAGGTTACCGGCAGTTACACCAATTTATTACGCCGTATAGTCGGCCGTCGGGTAGTAACTTTTGGCTTGCTGATCGCGTTTTGCGGGGGTACCTGGCTGCTATCAGTAAGTTTACCATCAGGCTTTATCCCGAATGAAGATCAGGGCCAGATATACGCTATCATCCAAACCCCTCCGGGCTCAACGTTGGAGCGTACTAATGACGTATCGCAACAGCTGCAAAAAATCGCGGAGCACGTTGAAGGCGTACAATCGGTATCGGCGCTGGCCGGGTATGAGGTGCTTACCGAGGGACGTGGTTCAAACGCGGGTACCTGTTTGATCAACCTGAAAGATTGGTCGGACCGTGAACACAACGCTAAGGAGATCATCGAGGAACTGGAAGAAAAGGCAAGAGTAATACCCGGCGCAACCATCGAGTTTTTTGAACCGCCAGCAGTACCGGGTTATGGCGCGGCGGGTGGTTTCTCACTGCGTTTGCTCGATCAAACCAACTCATCAGATTACAAAGCCTTCGGCAAAGTGAACGATGAATTTATGGCTGCCCTGCGCAAACGCAAGGAGCTTACCGGTCTGTTTACCTTCTTTGCGGCCAACTACCCGCAATATGAGCTGGAGATAGACAATAAGGCCGCCATGCAAAAGGGTGTAAGCATTGAAAAGGCTATGAATAACCTGTCCATCCTGATAGGTAGTACTTATGAACAGGGCTTTGTTCGATTTGGTAACTTCTTTAAGGTCTACGTACAGGCATTGCCTGAATACCGGGCATTGCCTGAAGACGTACTAAAACTATATGTAAAAAACGACCGCGACGAGATGGTGCCATATTCAGCCTTTATGCGCATTGTTAAAAAGCAGGGCTTGAACGAGATCACGAGGTTCAATATGTACACCGCATCGGCCATAAACGGTGCGCCGGCTGCAGGCTATAGCAGCGGCGAGGCCATTAAAGCTATTGAAGAAGTAGCCCAAACGCTGCCACGCGGTTACGGTGTCGACTGGATCGGTCTTTCAAAGGATGAGGTTGGCCGTGGTAACGAGGCGCTGTACATCTTCCTGGTGGTATTGATATTCGTATACTTCGTATTGGCTGCTCAGTACGAGAGCTTTATTATTCCGTTTTCAGTTATCCTCTCTTTGCCGGTCGGAGTGTTCGGGGCATTCATGCTGCTCAAGATCATGGGCCTTTCCAACGATATATATGCCCAGGTAGGTTTGGTAATGCTTGTTGGTTTGCTGGGTAAAAACGCAGTATTGATAGTAGAGTTCGCTGCCCAGAAACACGAGCAGGGCGCCACCGTACTCGAAGCAGCTATTGAAGGTGCCAAAGTTCGTTTCCGCCCGATATTGATGACATCCTTCGCATTTATTGCCGGTTTGATACCGCTGTTGTTCGCTACCGGCCCGGGTGCCTTGGGTAACCGTACCATTGGCGCCTCATCAGCGGGGGGGATGCTTTTAGGAACCGTGTTCGGCGTAATACTGGTGCCGGGCCTGTACTACGTTTTTGGTAGCATAGCCGCAGGCCGTAAGCTTATACGGGATGAGGATGAAGTGCCGCTTAGCGAGGACTTTACCTACTCAAAACGCAAAAAGAAGAAGTGGTTTTTAAAGTTTAAGAAAGAGCAATCAGCACCAGTAAACAATGATCAACATGAGTAA
- a CDS encoding efflux transporter outer membrane subunit, which yields MSNRRKIYRYIGIAGLSLIYAACRIPPLAESTANKNVPTAFGTDSITDTTNTAKVVWRDFFQDQYLKNLIDTALKNNQELNITMQEIEMSRNEIKARKGEYLPFVGVKAGAGLDKVARYTSRGASEATTEIKPGKEMPDPLPDYLVAAYATWEVDVWHKLRNAKKAAVSRYLASVEGRNFMVTHLITEIADSYYELLALDNQLSIVKQNIAIQQNALKIVRLQKEAARVTELAVRRFEAQVLSTQSLQYDIQQQIVETQNRINFLLGRYPQPIARSSEGFEKLPPLAVQAGLPSQLLINRPDIRQAELNIAAAKLDVKSAKARFYPSLDISASIGYQAFNPSFLLNTPESLLYSIGGDIMAPLVNRNAIKAEYVNANAKQIQAVYDYERTVLNAYIEVANQLSKMDNLEKSYTLKSKQVQALAQSVNISNDLFKSTRADYMEVLLTQRDALEAKFELIETKKQQINARINIYQALGGGWE from the coding sequence ATGAGTAACCGACGCAAAATATACAGATATATAGGTATTGCCGGCCTGTCGTTAATTTACGCTGCCTGCCGCATACCGCCCCTGGCCGAAAGCACGGCTAATAAAAATGTGCCTACAGCTTTTGGCACCGATAGCATTACTGATACTACCAATACAGCAAAGGTGGTATGGCGCGATTTTTTCCAGGATCAGTACCTGAAAAATTTGATCGATACGGCGCTTAAAAACAATCAGGAGCTGAACATCACCATGCAGGAGATTGAGATGAGCCGTAACGAGATCAAGGCCCGTAAAGGTGAATACCTGCCATTTGTAGGTGTTAAAGCAGGCGCGGGTTTAGATAAGGTAGCGCGTTACACCAGTCGCGGTGCATCCGAAGCCACAACCGAAATAAAACCCGGGAAGGAAATGCCCGATCCGCTGCCTGACTACTTGGTAGCAGCCTATGCTACATGGGAGGTTGACGTCTGGCATAAGCTACGCAACGCCAAAAAGGCGGCAGTGTCACGCTACCTGGCATCAGTTGAAGGCCGTAATTTTATGGTTACCCATTTAATTACCGAAATAGCTGATTCATATTACGAGTTACTGGCGCTTGATAATCAACTAAGTATAGTAAAGCAAAACATCGCCATACAGCAAAACGCGCTTAAAATTGTGCGGTTGCAAAAGGAGGCCGCGCGTGTTACAGAGCTGGCTGTTCGTCGCTTTGAGGCGCAGGTGCTTAGTACCCAAAGTTTGCAGTATGACATTCAGCAGCAGATTGTTGAAACGCAAAACCGTATTAATTTTTTGCTGGGCCGTTACCCGCAACCTATAGCGCGCAGCAGCGAAGGCTTTGAAAAGCTGCCGCCGTTAGCTGTACAAGCGGGTTTGCCATCGCAACTACTGATTAACCGGCCGGATATACGTCAGGCAGAGCTGAACATTGCCGCCGCAAAGCTTGATGTAAAATCGGCCAAAGCAAGGTTTTATCCGTCATTGGATATCTCGGCATCCATCGGTTACCAGGCGTTCAATCCGTCGTTTTTACTAAATACGCCGGAATCATTGCTTTACTCCATAGGCGGCGATATTATGGCGCCATTAGTTAACAGGAATGCCATTAAAGCAGAATACGTTAATGCCAATGCCAAGCAAATACAGGCGGTTTATGATTATGAGCGCACGGTGTTAAACGCTTACATCGAAGTTGCCAATCAGCTATCAAAAATGGATAATCTGGAAAAAAGCTACACGCTTAAATCAAAACAGGTGCAGGCGTTGGCGCAATCGGTAAACATTTCTAACGACTTGTTTAAATCAACCCGGGCCGATTATATGGAAGTGTTGTTAACCCAACGCGATGCGCTCGAAGCAAAATTTGAACTTATTGAAACCAAGAAGCAGCAAATAAATGCCCGTATAAACATATATCAGGCTTTAGGCGGCGGTTGGGAGTAA
- a CDS encoding family 43 glycosylhydrolase produces the protein MNYTFLKKAFIMLCAPLCAATSLVAQIPAAIPGDYADPSVLRVGSTYYSVATSSEWAPHYPIYLSKNLKDWKLTGYVFNKTPDWISGSFWAPEYYKINDTYYIYYTARRKSDGISCIGVATSKYPDREFKDHGILLSFGKEVIDAFLFKDKDQLYITFKAYGLDDRPIEILGSKISADGLKLEGEPFSMLKDTERIGLEGQSILKRGKYYYIFYSAGNCCGIDCSYNIRVARSTNFKGPYELYSNNPVLFQNDKWKCMGHGTFVNDAAGKYYYIHHGYSKENTVFAGREGLVSQVDWDSKSGWPAFKALSDVPAVTPSITDTFAGTATAKYWQWDFRHAMPQISQANGKLSLSGTITQDNKTGIVLAIRPYSAVFEASVTVVNSNNELKGLAYYGDVNAALGIGIKGDSIVCWSVRDGKWEKAGGVKVAQPQNVGVQIKTDANHNCTFYYNADGKGWLAVPLTQTLSTGYLPQWDRSPRVGLHYKGEPTDKAEFADFKSEFK, from the coding sequence ATGAACTATACTTTCTTAAAAAAGGCATTTATAATGCTTTGTGCGCCGCTATGCGCGGCCACCTCGTTAGTAGCGCAAATACCGGCAGCTATTCCCGGGGATTATGCCGACCCATCCGTTTTGCGGGTAGGCAGTACCTATTATTCGGTAGCTACGTCATCTGAATGGGCACCGCATTATCCTATCTATCTATCAAAAAACCTGAAGGACTGGAAACTTACCGGCTATGTGTTTAATAAAACACCTGACTGGATTTCCGGATCGTTTTGGGCACCTGAGTATTATAAGATTAATGATACCTATTATATTTATTACACGGCCCGCCGTAAATCCGATGGTATATCCTGCATTGGGGTAGCTACGTCCAAATATCCAGACCGTGAATTCAAAGATCATGGGATATTATTGAGCTTTGGAAAAGAGGTGATAGACGCGTTTTTATTTAAAGATAAAGACCAGCTTTACATCACCTTTAAAGCTTATGGTTTGGATGACAGGCCTATCGAAATATTAGGAAGCAAAATATCTGCCGATGGTTTAAAATTGGAAGGTGAGCCTTTTTCCATGCTGAAAGATACGGAGCGCATCGGTCTTGAAGGGCAAAGCATACTCAAGAGGGGAAAGTATTATTACATATTTTATTCGGCAGGTAACTGCTGTGGTATTGATTGCAGCTACAATATACGCGTGGCGCGCTCCACTAATTTTAAAGGGCCCTACGAGTTATACAGTAACAACCCGGTGCTGTTTCAAAACGATAAATGGAAATGTATGGGGCACGGCACTTTTGTGAATGATGCCGCCGGTAAATACTATTACATACACCACGGTTACAGTAAAGAAAATACAGTTTTTGCAGGCCGCGAAGGGTTGGTATCACAGGTTGATTGGGATAGTAAGTCAGGATGGCCGGCGTTCAAAGCCTTGTCTGATGTGCCGGCTGTAACGCCGTCAATAACAGATACCTTCGCAGGTACAGCTACGGCCAAGTATTGGCAATGGGATTTTAGGCATGCCATGCCACAAATTAGCCAGGCCAATGGTAAGCTAAGTTTAAGCGGTACCATCACACAGGACAATAAAACGGGCATCGTGTTGGCTATCCGCCCATATTCGGCCGTTTTTGAAGCATCGGTAACGGTGGTGAACAGCAATAACGAATTGAAAGGATTGGCTTATTACGGCGATGTCAACGCCGCATTGGGTATAGGTATAAAAGGCGATAGCATAGTATGTTGGAGCGTTCGCGACGGGAAATGGGAGAAAGCCGGCGGCGTAAAGGTTGCCCAACCGCAAAACGTTGGTGTGCAAATTAAAACGGATGCTAACCATAACTGCACATTTTATTACAATGCCGATGGCAAAGGCTGGCTGGCGGTGCCATTAACGCAAACCTTATCCACAGGTTATTTACCGCAGTGGGATAGGAGCCCGCGTGTTGGCTTACACTATAAAGGAGAGCCAACAGATAAGGCAGAATTTGCCGACTTCAAATCTGAATTTAAATAA